Within the Drosophila melanogaster chromosome 3R genome, the region GAAATCTGTGTTACATCGTTCTTCTATAGATATGATTCAGACAATTCAGATATTCGATGAACCAGAAGACTATTGATATATTGCTATTTTTTGCTGTGTGGGTTCTAATTCGCAGTTTTCCACTGTATTGACATTTGCGTGCGCcagtgtgagtgagtgtgtccCATTCGTGTGTGCATAggtgtgatttttttttcctcggAAATCTTACCATTGCTACTGAGGTGATAGGTCTGCAGAATCACTCCTGAATTGGCGTCCAGGACCTTGACCGTGCTTCCGTTGTCAAAAAGCAAAAGGACATTTAATTGCGGATGGTAGACGACGTTGCGCATCTCGAATGGTCGAGATGGAGCGCTATTACAGTCGCCCAAATCCAAGTAGCCATCTTGCTTGAGGACGCGCTGCTGGTGATGCTGCTCCGTGGCCATTCCGGAGGTGCGCCGCGGCAATTTGTGTGCTCCTGCTTCTGGTTGGGATACTCTGTAGGGGTTTTTTTCGCAATTCAATTCGGAAAATAATTGCTGCGAAACAGAGCTCtgtgcttcttcttcttcttcgtttTGCCCCTTCTTCTTCTACCTTCTGACAGATGTGTTTGCCATTCGATTGCTAGCAATCGCCTGTgaatgccaaaaattaatcGAGTGCCCAGGGGGCGCGCGAGTGTAAGTGGGTGTGGCCACGTCAAGTCAGCAAAGtaaacacatttaaaaaataaataaaatagtcCACTTTTCAAGCTAGAGAGCAACAAATTCGGCCTACTGCGCTTAGGGCATTCGATAATTCAGAGCCATTCGATAGACAGAGATGCCTATCGAGTAATCGATTACAGGAATGTCAACAAagtggaaataaaatgaatattttaccAAAAAAACGGTAAGTTTTATACTGATTCTAAAGATACCTCTCATCAATTCACGTGTATTTCTTAGCTGGCATGTGCGTACCAAGGAGAACATTGCCCGCGTGCGCCGGGATCAAGCGGCTGCCGCAGCAGAAGAAAAAGTCCGGCAGGAGAAATTGGAATTTGCTGTGGGTATTGCCCAAATATCGTCAATTTAACATAGTAATGTGTACTTTTATCAAATAGGAAAGCGAGGCACGAATCAACTTCCTGCGCCGCCAATCGGGCTTGCCGGAGAAGGCCTCCAAGGAATCTCGAGAGGAGTCGCAATGCAGTACTGAAACAACCAAAGGGGTGGATCTCTTTGCCGACTACAAGGCGAGAGTGAAGACCACTAACAAAGACTTGGAAAAGGAGcaaaaggaggagcaggagaagTATGAGAAGCAGATCGGCTACCTCACCTACTTGGGCCAGGACACCAATGAAGCTTTGAAAGTGCGCAGCTGGTACGAGTTAGCCCCCAAAAGACCAGAAGTTGGGGATCCCACAGCTACTGAAACTCATCATAAGCAAAAGCTAGCCCACGATCCTCTGACCCTAATTAATGCTTTGTTGCCGCCAGAAAAAAAGGATCCCAAAAAGGCCACAAAAAGAATTCGCGAAAGGACACCCGCGCCTTCTCAGGAACCTTCAATACCCCACAAGGACAAGAAATCCAAGAAAGATAAGAAGAAGCACAAGAGCAAAAATGGTTCAAGGGAGACCCTTTTGGCCGAGGAACGCATAAAACGAGAAAAGCTCGAGACGCTAAGAAGGGAGCGCATGCGACGGGAAACAGCGGAACGCCAGCGTTCCGAGGCTCTGTTCGCACCCAAGGAGCTGCCGGTGGCTGCCAGTGCCGAATCCACGCCGGCTTCGACGCCTAAGGTTGTCCAAAAGTACAACAGTCAGTTTAATCCGGAGTTAGCAAAGCAAAATATGCTCTAGCCATTAATTATGTTTTCAACTTAATGTTAACAGCCTGATTATGAATATAATcactaagcaaataaatagaaattacACTTTATTATTGAATTGTCTAAAAAAATACTctttgtttaaatataaaaatgattatcgtcaaatatttgtacttttataaatacatacatatgtataaacaCATCGCTTTAATATCCAGTTATTCAACCGTTACAAGAAGTCTTGGCGGTTTGGTCATggtttaaatttagatttcgCGATAATTCCGCTTAAATGATATCGGCTACTTTATCGGTGCCGAAACAGGCCAATGCTGCACAGCGTCTAAATCGGACGAACTATTAAGTGATTTTGCACTTAAAATAAGAAGATAGAAACCTAATTtcgaataaaatttaatttaagataATTCATCAGTTGAAGGTGATATTAGGCTATCGACACATTGAATTTAGCCCCGAAACTATACTAGTTTGAATTCTAACGGCCGCCACACAAATGCTCAACAGCCGGCTGCAGTGTTAGAGAACGTCGCAGTTTGCGGCACATGTGAAAATCACTTTTTGGCTCGGCGTCTTGGCGTCTTCGTTTCTATTTCTTTGTTATAATTTGCATGCGGGTTCGAAACTCTCttgatttcaattaattgttgtgtgcgaaaaacaaaagagccGGGCCAAATGGATGATAATACGGAGAACACAGATGGAAAGCGCGGTGAGTGAATCTAAGCGTGCTGTGCTGAAAAAGCAACGGGACAAGTAAACCGGCGCTCCAAAGTCAGCCATTAACGGGGGGCTCCTATCTCAAGCAGGTCGCCTTTGCATTCGAtcgaataaaatttattcttaCACATTATTCATTTTTTCGTTTATCCGTTTAATCCAATAAATATGGTAGTGACCCGGGCTAGAACTCGTCGCTTGTCCCTTCTGGAAACGGACAGTCGTCCGAGCACTCCGCAGTTGGATACGGTTGCGGAACTCGGTAAGTTGTGGCCCAACTCGGATCCCGGTTGTTTCAAGTCTAAGAATATTATTTCTCGCTTCAAAAGGTACCGCTTCGCCACGTGCCACACGTCGCACACGTCTGAACTCGTCCACTTTAGATGTGAGGACTCCAACACGAACCAGGCGCGCATCCTTGGCACGCGGTGAAACTCCCGAGCCGACGACGCCCTCTTCCGTGAAAAGGACAGCTCGCACGCCAGCTAAAAACACCAGATCTGTGCGCCAACAGCTTACACTAACAGAGGAACCTGAGGAAAATGAGGTCAAGCAGGAAAAGCCCAGCCCCAGTCCAAGCCCTGTGCCCAAAGAGGGCAAGGGAAAGGCACAGCGGAAGCCCAGTGTCAGTCCGAGTCCAGGGCGAACACTCACACCCAATCAGCAGAGTGATGAGAAACGAGTGACGCGTTCAATGTCTCAGACTCCACCAATGCCCACTCGTTCGTCCAGTAATACGCCTCGTGATCTTAACGATTCACCCAAAGTTGAGCAAAAAGCTAAACCCAATATTAAAACCACTCCCAAAGTGGCAGTCAGGCTCGAGAAACTTTCAATGGACAAATTCTCTGGCAAGAAGATGGAAAAGGCGAAGCCATTGATTGTACCGGATGAACTCAAGGATAATGGAGTTGTTGAGGAGCAAAATAAATCTATCACTGAAGCCCATTCACAGGCACCAGAAACACACGAATCAGCCCAACCTGACAAGGATGCTGGCAAACAATCATTCCTGAAGTCATTTACTACACTTTCGAAAATTCAAGGTTCAAGTAAAGCTCTTCACCCTGATGAGAGCGCAGAtacaattacaaaaataacTCCAACCTCGACATCCAagaaaattgaagaaaacatGGATGATGTGTTTGAAACACTACGCGTCGAGTCCCCCAAAGTTGAAAGAAAAATCGAGACTCTGCAGAAAGTCCATACTGTTGGCACTCctgaaattaaagaaaaagaCGAGCCCGTTGGGGTAGAcaatgaaattaaaacgaaaacCGAAACTCCCCAGAAGATTGAACCCCCTATAATTGAAAGCAAAGTAGAAACTCAGCAACTGATTGATCATCCTcaaatagaaaagaaaagagatACTCCACAAAACGTTTCTACTGTTGACTTAATGGACACAAGCCCAGAAAAAGATGAGTCCATGGAGGACCAAGAGTTTTTGGATGCAGAAGATTCGATTGTTCAGTTAGAGCCACAAACCGATGAGCCAGTAGAGAAACCAAAAGAACTGGAGTTTGTAGACCTCGACGACGATGAGCCGGTATTTCCGTCGGAAGCTCCAAAATATGTCGAAGACAGTAAGGAAGTACACCCAGATGATTCAATGGATGATgacaagcaaaacaaaatcgatgTTACCGAGGTTATACATCTGCCCAGCATAAGAGCTCGTGCTGTGCGTTCTCCTGCTGTGGAGCAAAAAAAATCGGTGGACTTCAACAACGACACTGATGACTTAGAGGTAGAAAAGAAACGGTTTCCCAAGACTCCAGGACGTGAGAAGGTGCCAGTTTGTCGCATTCTAACCCCCAAGCCGGAGACGCCCTTAAAACTGGCTCTGCAAAAGGGTCGTAATAGTTCCACACCAATATTAAAAGATCAGGAACGTGGCCTGTCCAACAGCACGGAGGAATTGCATCCAGCACCTCCTCAAATTGATGCTATCAAGCCATTCGATGAGCTGGAATCAAAGAATGCTAAGGATGAGATGGTGGAACAATCACCCATGTCAAAGCAAAAGGCTGAGAATAAAATCCTGGCTCGTCTAGAAAGCTTTGAGGAAGATGTTGAAGACCACGGGAATGAAGAAGAAAACGAGGAGGAGCACGAAGAAGACAAATCCATTTCCGAATTTGTGGACCTAGAAGCTGAAGATGCTGGGAAAGATTACATGTCTGGAGATTCGATGGACAGTTCGCTTCGCCGGGAAATGGAGGAGAATGAAATTCCAATCGATGGGGAGTCCGTTGGCAGTAAAGATACTGAGGAGTCTACCCCAGAAGAATCTGATGGCGACGATTCGTTTATTGTATCGGACAACGAAGACGAGGAAGATTTAGGACAGCTTTGCTACTCCTCTGGCGAGGATGAAATTGAAGACGCTGAAGAATCTGAACAAGCTGAGAGGTCTAGCGTGAAACGTCGCCGCATTATTATTGCGAGCCCCAGTGATGAAGAACATGATGGAAAAGTTCAGAGCAATGACGACTCAAGTGAGAACAAAACAGAGAAGCCCAAAAACCAAAGTAACTGCTCATCCAATGCCAGTAAATTGAGCGAAGCGGCCCAACTGTTAAACGTCAGTGAGGAAAAATCTTCCATCTCGGAAACCGAGCTGGAAAGATCTCGCCAAGTCGCTCTCAACGAACTGAACAAATCGGAGCGGTTTAACAAGACAGAAACGCAACTCGATATCAGCGTCATGGAGGTAGACTCCTCGGATCACGACGAGGAGGAGAAGACAGAGAAGGTTGGAGCCAAGAACAACAGAAGCCTGTACGAAATCGTGGATTCTGATGACGGGGAAGAGCAAGATCAAGACCAAAGTGATGCAGATAAACCAGCTGAAAGCGAAAACCATTccgaaattaaaaaatctACATCTTTCATGGACCAAATGTCTGGAGCCAAAGGCAACAAAAGCGTATACGAAATAATGGATTCTTATGAAACTGAAGACCCTAAGGAGGCTGGTAAAAACGAGGAGTCTGATAAGGACAAACCGGCCGAAAACGGGAAGTCTGATAAAGACAAACAAGCCGAAACCGAGATGTCTGATGAAGATAAACCATCTGAAATCAAAAGCCCTTCCACAATCAAAAAATCCATAATTTCAACTGCGGATGAAGAAGCTCTGCTCGCCGAATTGGCCTCTAGTGATCTAAGCCatttggaaaaaatgtttaaccCTCTACAGAAATCCCGCCGCCAGTCCTTACATGTCCCCAGTCCCGAGCTGGCAGCCAAGAATCCCAAACTGAGACGCCGTAGTGAACGGGTTGAAGTTGGCAATGACTTCTGCCCCTCGCAGTCCTTTGTTGACATGGTGGCCGAGAAAAAGAGGCAGAAAAACAAGCGCAAGCGCCTGTCGAAAAGCCTATCAGGCGCACCAGAGGATCTTGAGGAAATGGAGATTAAGCACGAGCGCAAGCGCCTTAAGAGCTCACATGGTGCTTCCACGGATTCAATGGAGGAGGACAACGAAAACGAAACAATGACTGTCGCCGAGGAACATCACAGCGACGGGGAAGTCTCGAATGGTGAAGTTCCTATTGAAGAAAAGCCCACTACTTCATCTGAGAAACCATCTGCGTCGGAATTACctgaagaagaagaaactgTCGCCGTTGAGGAGCTTCTCATGGAGAAGCCGAAAACTTGCGATTCACCGCGATCCGAGGAAAGACCGACAGAAATTGTGACTTCAAAACCGAAGGGTATGGCGCCGGTCAAGGTGGAGAAGACTGCCGAATATTACTTGGCATACTGTCACAACCTCCTGGAAGCTGCCAACGAGGCTAAGTTAAAGGAAAAGAAAGAGGTCAGtttcttaaataaaaaatctccTTTACGATTCACACTAAATTCGCTTATATTTTATAGCATCTTGCCAGCGGAGCAAAGCAAAAGAAGCCAAAGCGAATTGCTGCGCAAGCGCCATCCAAGCTCCTGGGCACCATCGGCTCAGAATCGGAAACCAACACAGCGAAATCGTCCAAGCAGCCACCGGCGCTGAAGAAGGATGTAAAGCGCCTACAGGCAGCGCGCCAGGCTGTGAGTCATGCTGTTAATCTTCTGGCGCCACCAAAAGCCACCGAAGCAGAGGTAAGCGTTAGTTAGTCGCCTACAAATAATAAGAGTATAACCAAAAGTCCTTGCTCCTCCGCAGCCACGCACGCTCTCGCGCAAATTGTCGCCACAGCCGCCAGTGGTGGACAAGAAATCAGCCAAACAGAAGAAGGGGAAGAAGAAGCAAAAGCCCCAGGAGGCATCACCGCTAAAGAGTTCCGATGAGGAGAACCACGGCCATCGTATTCGAACAAATGCTGGCTACGTGACGGTGGTCGATGAGCCGCCCACTAAAGTTCCCAAAATCGAGCTGATTAAGACAAGTTCGGGCATGGTTCGAGTTGAGCCGTGCACACCCAAACAGAAGTATTTCCGCGAGCTGCCGCCCACACCGAAAATGCATGGGTTCCGCGAGGAGCCAGGACCCTCCGGGATGTCAAGGAAGCGGGCCAAGCACGCAGCACCAAAGGTCGAACACAATTCCGCCAAACAGGCGGCGCTGCGCTTCAAGGAGCAGATCTTTGCTCGCAGATCTTAGGATACATTACATTTAGAGAAAAATTAGTGGAAATGTTAAGTGTACACAATGCAtacttcagtttttgtttcttttcattagCATTTCCCCGATTGAATTTGATTCTATTATTTGTTCTATTGGTTATTTGTTACGCAAGCCCTTGCTCTTTgccatatattattattttgttcaaTTGCACATCACTTAACCACACTTAACGCTAGCAAGTTGGTTGTTGATCCAATCAAGATATGAAATCAATTAAGAAATTTTCGAACTtgtcccctttttttttgagcatctgagaaacagaaaataaagCCTACccatacaaatacaaaatgaaGGAGGAAACTTTTTATTACGGGTCCGAACATTCGGGGACAATTCTCTGGAAAAGTAGGCTGGCGGTTGCCTGTCCGTCATGTTGCACaaaacttttcatattttttcacataTGGCTCACCATTTCGCAATGCGAACAATTTGTAAGTAAAATGCTATTCTATTCTCAAGATTTAGTATCCTATTTCGATTTTTGCTTTTAGTCAATGCAAAAATTGGCGATGCAGCCTACATCCAGGATGAACTGTCTTCGTCGCTATCCTCTTCTGTGGCCAGCAAATTCAAAGAATTTTCGAAGCGCAAACGCATTTCGGACAGTTTCTCGGATCTTTCAGAAGAACTTGAGAGAATAGGTTTGCGACAGATGAGGAAACGCATTAAGTTGGAGAAATCGTTCGAAAGAACTCCCAAAAAGAAGGTCCAGACCAAGAAGCATTTACCACCGGTTCGGAAGAAGGATAGCGTGAAACGTCGCCGCATTATTATAGCGAGCCCCAGTGATGAAGAACATGATGGAAAAGTTCAGACCAATGACGACTCAAGTGAGAACAAAACAGAGAAGCCCAAAAACCAAAGTAACTGCTCATCCAATGCCAGTAAATTGAGCGAAGCGGCCCAACTGTTAAACGTCAGTGAGGAAAAATCTTCCATCTCGGAAACCGAGCTGGAAAGATCTCGCCAAGTCGCTCTCAACGAACTGAACAAATCGGAGCGGTTTAACAAGACAGAAACGCAACTCGATATCAGCGTCATGGAGGTAGACTCCTCGGATCACGACGAGGAGGAGAAGACAGAGAAGGTTGGAGCCAAGAACAACAGAAGCCTGTACGAAATCGTGGATTCTGATGACGAGGAAGAGCAAGATCAAGACCAAAGTGATGCAGCTAAACCAGCTGAAAGCGAAAACCATTccgaaattaaaaaatctACATCTTTCATGGACCAAATGTCTGGAGCCAAAGGCAACAAAAGCGTATACGAAATAATGGATTCTTATGAAACTGAAGACCCTAAGGAGGCTGGTAAAAACGAGGAGTCTGATAAGGACAAACCGGCCGAAAACGGGAAGTCTGATAAAGACAAACAAGCCGAAACCGAGATGTCTGATGAAGATAAACCATCTGAAATCAAAAGCCCTTCCACAATCAAAAAATCCATAATTTCAACTGCGGATGAAGAAGCTCTGCTCGCCGAATTGGCCTCTAGTGATCTAAGCCatttggaaaaaatgtttaaccCTCTACAGAAATCCCGCCGCCAGTCCTTACATGTCCCCAGTCCCGAGCTGGCAGCCAAGAATCCCAAACTGAGACGCCGTAGTGAACGGGTTGAAGTTGGCAATGACTTCTGCCCCTCGCAGTCCTTTGTTGACATGGTGGCCGAGAAAAAGAGGCAGAAAAACAAGCGCAAGCGCCTGTCGAAAAGCCTATCAGGCGCACCAGAGGATCTTGAGGAAATGGAGATTAAGCACGAGCGCAAGCGCCTTAAGAGCTCACATGGTGCTTCCACGGATTCAATGGAGGAGGACAACGAAAACGAAACAATGACTGTCGCCGAGGAACATCACAGCGACGGGGAAGTCTCGAATGGTGAAGTTCCTATTGAAGAAAAGCCCACTACTTCATCTGAGAAACCATCTGCGTCGGAATTACCTGAAGAAGGTAATTCAGCGCCACCGGCGCTGAAGAAGGATGTAAAGCGCCTACAGGCAGCGCGCCAGGCTGTGAGTCATGCTGTTAATCTTCTGGCGCCACCAAAAGCCACCGAAGCAGAGGTAAGCGTTAGTTAGTCGCCTACAAATAATAAGAGTATAACCAAAAGTCCTTGCTCCTCCGCAGCCACGTACGCTCTCGCGCAAATTGTCGCCACAGCCGCCAGTGGTGGACAAGAAATCAGCCAAACAGAAGAAGAAGGGGAAGAAGAAGCAAAAGCCCCAGGAGGCATCACCGCTAAAGAGTTCCGATGAGGAGAACCACGGCCATCGTATTCGAACAAATGCTGGCTACGTGACGGTGGTCGATGAGCCGCCCACTAAAGTTCCCATAATCGAGCTGATTAAGACAAGTTCGGGCATGGTTCGAGTTGAGCCGTGCACACCCAAACAGAAGTATTTCCGCGAGCTGCCGCCCACACCGAAAATGCATGGGTTCCGCGAGGAGCCAGGACCCTCCGGGATGTCAAGGAAGCGGGCCAAGCACGCAGCACCAAAGGTCGAACACAATTCCGCCAAACAGGCGGCGCTGCGCTTCAAGGAGCAGATCTTTGCTCGCAGATCTTAGGATACATTACATTTAGAGAAAAATTAGTGGAAATGTTAAGTGTACACAATGCAtacttcagtttttgtttcttttcattagCATTTCCCCGATTGAATTTGATTCTATTATTTGTTCTATTGGTTATTTGTTACGCAAGCCCTTGCTCTTTgccatatattattattttgttcaaTTGCACATCACTT harbors:
- the CG12818 gene encoding uncharacterized protein; protein product: MNILPKKRWHVRTKENIARVRRDQAAAAAEEKVRQEKLEFAESEARINFLRRQSGLPEKASKESREESQCSTETTKGVDLFADYKARVKTTNKDLEKEQKEEQEKYEKQIGYLTYLGQDTNEALKVRSWYELAPKRPEVGDPTATETHHKQKLAHDPLTLINALLPPEKKDPKKATKRIRERTPAPSQEPSIPHKDKKSKKDKKKHKSKNGSRETLLAEERIKREKLETLRRERMRRETAERQRSEALFAPKELPVAASAESTPASTPKVVQKYNSQFNPELAKQNML
- the sle gene encoding slender lobes, isoform B — encoded protein: MDDNTENTDGKRVTRARTRRLSLLETDSRPSTPQLDTVAELGTASPRATRRTRLNSSTLDVRTPTRTRRASLARGETPEPTTPSSVKRTARTPAKNTRSVRQQLTLTEEPEENEVKQEKPSPSPSPVPKEGKGKAQRKPSVSPSPGRTLTPNQQSDEKRVTRSMSQTPPMPTRSSSNTPRDLNDSPKVEQKAKPNIKTTPKVAVRLEKLSMDKFSGKKMEKAKPLIVPDELKDNGVVEEQNKSITEAHSQAPETHESAQPDKDAGKQSFLKSFTTLSKIQGSSKALHPDESADTITKITPTSTSKKIEENMDDVFETLRVESPKVERKIETLQKVHTVGTPEIKEKDEPVGVDNEIKTKTETPQKIEPPIIESKVETQQLIDHPQIEKKRDTPQNVSTVDLMDTSPEKDESMEDQEFLDAEDSIVQLEPQTDEPVEKPKELEFVDLDDDEPVFPSEAPKYVEDSKEVHPDDSMDDDKQNKIDVTEVIHLPSIRARAVRSPAVEQKKSVDFNNDTDDLEVEKKRFPKTPGREKVPVCRILTPKPETPLKLALQKGRNSSTPILKDQERGLSNSTEELHPAPPQIDAIKPFDELESKNAKDEMVEQSPMSKQKAENKILARLESFEEDVEDHGNEEENEEEHEEDKSISEFVDLEAEDAGKDYMSGDSMDSSLRREMEENEIPIDGESVGSKDTEESTPEESDGDDSFIVSDNEDEEDLGQLCYSSGEDEIEDAEESEQAERSSVKRRRIIIASPSDEEHDGKVQSNDDSSENKTEKPKNQSNCSSNASKLSEAAQLLNVSEEKSSISETELERSRQVALNELNKSERFNKTETQLDISVMEVDSSDHDEEEKTEKVGAKNNRSLYEIVDSDDGEEQDQDQSDADKPAESENHSEIKKSTSFMDQMSGAKGNKSVYEIMDSYETEDPKEAGKNEESDKDKPAENGKSDKDKQAETEMSDEDKPSEIKSPSTIKKSIISTADEEALLAELASSDLSHLEKMFNPLQKSRRQSLHVPSPELAAKNPKLRRRSERVEVGNDFCPSQSFVDMVAEKKRQKNKRKRLSKSLSGAPEDLEEMEIKHERKRLKSSHGASTDSMEEDNENETMTVAEEHHSDGEVSNGEVPIEEKPTTSSEKPSASELPEEEETVAVEELLMEKPKTCDSPRSEERPTEIVTSKPKGMAPVKVEKTAEYYLAYCHNLLEAANEAKLKEKKEHLASGAKQKKPKRIAAQAPSKLLGTIGSESETNTAKSSKQPPALKKDVKRLQAARQAVSHAVNLLAPPKATEAEPRTLSRKLSPQPPVVDKKSAKQKKGKKKQKPQEASPLKSSDEENHGHRIRTNAGYVTVVDEPPTKVPKIELIKTSSGMVRVEPCTPKQKYFRELPPTPKMHGFREEPGPSGMSRKRAKHAAPKVEHNSAKQAALRFKEQIFARRS
- the sle gene encoding slender lobes, isoform A, with protein sequence MVVTRARTRRLSLLETDSRPSTPQLDTVAELGTASPRATRRTRLNSSTLDVRTPTRTRRASLARGETPEPTTPSSVKRTARTPAKNTRSVRQQLTLTEEPEENEVKQEKPSPSPSPVPKEGKGKAQRKPSVSPSPGRTLTPNQQSDEKRVTRSMSQTPPMPTRSSSNTPRDLNDSPKVEQKAKPNIKTTPKVAVRLEKLSMDKFSGKKMEKAKPLIVPDELKDNGVVEEQNKSITEAHSQAPETHESAQPDKDAGKQSFLKSFTTLSKIQGSSKALHPDESADTITKITPTSTSKKIEENMDDVFETLRVESPKVERKIETLQKVHTVGTPEIKEKDEPVGVDNEIKTKTETPQKIEPPIIESKVETQQLIDHPQIEKKRDTPQNVSTVDLMDTSPEKDESMEDQEFLDAEDSIVQLEPQTDEPVEKPKELEFVDLDDDEPVFPSEAPKYVEDSKEVHPDDSMDDDKQNKIDVTEVIHLPSIRARAVRSPAVEQKKSVDFNNDTDDLEVEKKRFPKTPGREKVPVCRILTPKPETPLKLALQKGRNSSTPILKDQERGLSNSTEELHPAPPQIDAIKPFDELESKNAKDEMVEQSPMSKQKAENKILARLESFEEDVEDHGNEEENEEEHEEDKSISEFVDLEAEDAGKDYMSGDSMDSSLRREMEENEIPIDGESVGSKDTEESTPEESDGDDSFIVSDNEDEEDLGQLCYSSGEDEIEDAEESEQAERSSVKRRRIIIASPSDEEHDGKVQSNDDSSENKTEKPKNQSNCSSNASKLSEAAQLLNVSEEKSSISETELERSRQVALNELNKSERFNKTETQLDISVMEVDSSDHDEEEKTEKVGAKNNRSLYEIVDSDDGEEQDQDQSDADKPAESENHSEIKKSTSFMDQMSGAKGNKSVYEIMDSYETEDPKEAGKNEESDKDKPAENGKSDKDKQAETEMSDEDKPSEIKSPSTIKKSIISTADEEALLAELASSDLSHLEKMFNPLQKSRRQSLHVPSPELAAKNPKLRRRSERVEVGNDFCPSQSFVDMVAEKKRQKNKRKRLSKSLSGAPEDLEEMEIKHERKRLKSSHGASTDSMEEDNENETMTVAEEHHSDGEVSNGEVPIEEKPTTSSEKPSASELPEEEETVAVEELLMEKPKTCDSPRSEERPTEIVTSKPKGMAPVKVEKTAEYYLAYCHNLLEAANEAKLKEKKEHLASGAKQKKPKRIAAQAPSKLLGTIGSESETNTAKSSKQPPALKKDVKRLQAARQAVSHAVNLLAPPKATEAEPRTLSRKLSPQPPVVDKKSAKQKKGKKKQKPQEASPLKSSDEENHGHRIRTNAGYVTVVDEPPTKVPKIELIKTSSGMVRVEPCTPKQKYFRELPPTPKMHGFREEPGPSGMSRKRAKHAAPKVEHNSAKQAALRFKEQIFARRS
- the CG12592 gene encoding uncharacterized protein, giving the protein MRTIFNAKIGDAAYIQDELSSSLSSSVASKFKEFSKRKRISDSFSDLSEELERIGLRQMRKRIKLEKSFERTPKKKVQTKKHLPPVRKKDSVKRRRIIIASPSDEEHDGKVQTNDDSSENKTEKPKNQSNCSSNASKLSEAAQLLNVSEEKSSISETELERSRQVALNELNKSERFNKTETQLDISVMEVDSSDHDEEEKTEKVGAKNNRSLYEIVDSDDEEEQDQDQSDAAKPAESENHSEIKKSTSFMDQMSGAKGNKSVYEIMDSYETEDPKEAGKNEESDKDKPAENGKSDKDKQAETEMSDEDKPSEIKSPSTIKKSIISTADEEALLAELASSDLSHLEKMFNPLQKSRRQSLHVPSPELAAKNPKLRRRSERVEVGNDFCPSQSFVDMVAEKKRQKNKRKRLSKSLSGAPEDLEEMEIKHERKRLKSSHGASTDSMEEDNENETMTVAEEHHSDGEVSNGEVPIEEKPTTSSEKPSASELPEEGNSAPPALKKDVKRLQAARQAVSHAVNLLAPPKATEAEPRTLSRKLSPQPPVVDKKSAKQKKKGKKKQKPQEASPLKSSDEENHGHRIRTNAGYVTVVDEPPTKVPIIELIKTSSGMVRVEPCTPKQKYFRELPPTPKMHGFREEPGPSGMSRKRAKHAAPKVEHNSAKQAALRFKEQIFARRS